One Sphingopyxis macrogoltabida genomic region harbors:
- a CDS encoding CBASS cGAMP-activated phospholipase — translation MSYIPPRRSDGTIQHTRLKQPWPQGRPFRILSIDGGGIRGVFPAAVLAELENRFLNGGSIANHFDMIAGTSTGGIIALALAHGVTAQQALNIYLERGEYIFPPAAGIGKVSRVLRWLFKPKHNQAALKEELLRIFGDKVLDSAVTRLVIPSFEGRHGEPFLYKTPHHPDYQKDRHKKFAHVALHTTAAPSYYPGVEDDGYVMIDGGIWANNPVMNALVDALACYDLAREDVRILSLGTGEATFTIDERVRNGGVKDWAFLRAFNAASRAQSRNALGQAYLLAGKNNVTRIDVPESDSPIALDDVQRSIRELPMVARSLVEGAGHHIERVFLDGAAEKFIRCPAA, via the coding sequence ATGAGTTATATTCCACCGCGACGGTCGGACGGCACGATTCAGCACACGCGTCTGAAGCAGCCATGGCCGCAAGGTCGCCCTTTTCGCATCTTGTCGATCGATGGCGGCGGCATTCGCGGCGTCTTTCCTGCGGCAGTCCTTGCTGAGCTCGAAAACCGTTTTTTAAATGGCGGTTCGATCGCCAATCACTTTGACATGATCGCAGGCACGTCAACAGGCGGTATTATCGCGCTCGCTCTTGCTCACGGTGTGACTGCCCAACAGGCGCTAAACATCTATCTCGAACGCGGCGAGTACATCTTTCCGCCAGCGGCCGGGATTGGGAAGGTGTCGAGGGTTCTGCGCTGGCTGTTCAAGCCGAAGCACAACCAAGCTGCTCTCAAGGAGGAGTTGCTGCGGATATTCGGCGACAAGGTGCTGGATAGCGCCGTCACCCGGCTGGTGATCCCGAGTTTTGAGGGACGCCACGGCGAGCCCTTCCTCTATAAGACGCCGCACCACCCCGATTATCAGAAGGACCGCCACAAGAAATTCGCGCATGTCGCACTCCACACGACCGCTGCGCCGTCCTACTATCCTGGCGTTGAGGACGACGGCTATGTCATGATCGACGGTGGCATCTGGGCCAACAATCCGGTCATGAATGCACTCGTTGACGCTCTTGCTTGCTATGATCTTGCGCGCGAGGATGTGCGTATCCTCAGCCTCGGAACGGGCGAAGCTACTTTCACCATCGATGAGCGAGTGCGAAACGGTGGCGTTAAGGATTGGGCGTTTTTGCGCGCCTTTAATGCGGCATCGCGAGCACAATCACGTAATGCTCTCGGTCAGGCTTATTTGCTGGCAGGCAAGAACAACGTGACACGCATTGATGTGCCAGAAAGCGACAGTCCGATCGCGTTGGATGACGTTCAGCGTTCAATTCGCGAGCTGCCAATGGTAGCGCGTAGCCTCGTTGAAGGCGCAGGACATCACATCGAACGCGTGTTTCTCGACGGCGCTGCCGAGAAATTTATACGTTGTCCTGCAGCATAG
- a CDS encoding nucleotidyltransferase has translation MEINVNTQIMPTGINPFDDPLDRILAEVALSVQLPPSLHDKAKSRYEAVRRHIEGKAAFADQIEHFYPQGSMAIDATISTRGTDDEYDLDIVSQLGGRFRDMAPLEILTELESALSDYPVQRVLRQTRCVTLFYADKMHLDVTPSLRAYGTLDRESLITHAKGPRRSEDDSFVDMNAYGFAQWYASRTPLEVRMAKEFHRRWLDHAGLATRADADVDDVPEQCDFIVKNTATLALQLLKRYRNIRYASYSGRIPPSVMLSYYAGLAAHPNMSLSAMLVRIANWVVRDIEQASLYGRLLHVANPVCAADVFTDRWPESGAQQNEFAEYLRELVRSLEAMRKGEMFPNTMMDVLRENFGDRVVTRAAHQIATEVGGGIQQSRQLYSRRGAVLLPSAAAVTAPMINPAVATARPHTFFGKKL, from the coding sequence ATGGAGATCAATGTGAACACCCAGATTATGCCGACAGGAATCAATCCCTTCGACGACCCTCTTGACCGTATTCTTGCCGAGGTCGCCCTCAGCGTTCAGCTGCCGCCTTCGCTGCATGACAAGGCGAAATCACGCTACGAAGCGGTACGGCGCCATATCGAGGGTAAGGCGGCCTTCGCTGACCAGATCGAGCACTTTTATCCGCAGGGATCCATGGCGATCGATGCTACGATTTCGACGCGCGGCACTGATGACGAATATGATCTCGACATTGTTTCACAGCTCGGGGGCCGTTTCCGCGATATGGCGCCTCTCGAAATCCTGACTGAGCTCGAATCCGCGCTGAGTGACTATCCTGTGCAACGGGTGCTGCGACAGACGCGCTGCGTCACCCTGTTCTACGCTGATAAGATGCATCTCGATGTCACCCCATCGCTACGCGCCTATGGTACGCTCGATCGCGAAAGTCTGATCACCCACGCCAAAGGTCCGCGCCGCTCCGAAGACGATAGTTTTGTCGACATGAACGCCTACGGTTTTGCGCAGTGGTACGCGAGCCGGACGCCGCTGGAAGTCCGCATGGCGAAAGAGTTCCACCGGAGGTGGCTAGACCATGCCGGTCTTGCCACGCGCGCCGATGCTGACGTCGACGATGTGCCGGAGCAATGCGATTTCATCGTCAAGAATACGGCGACGCTCGCGCTGCAGCTCCTGAAGCGCTACCGCAATATCCGTTATGCCAGCTACAGTGGACGTATCCCACCTTCGGTGATGCTTTCCTACTATGCCGGACTCGCTGCGCATCCGAATATGTCGCTCAGCGCCATGCTTGTTCGCATCGCAAACTGGGTTGTCCGCGACATAGAACAGGCCTCGCTCTACGGGCGCCTCCTGCATGTTGCCAATCCGGTATGCGCGGCCGATGTCTTTACAGACCGCTGGCCTGAATCTGGCGCGCAGCAGAATGAATTCGCTGAGTATCTACGTGAGCTCGTGCGCTCGCTGGAGGCTATGCGCAAGGGTGAGATGTTCCCCAACACGATGATGGACGTCTTGCGTGAGAATTTTGGTGACCGCGTTGTGACGCGGGCCGCCCATCAGATTGCAACCGAAGTTGGCGGCGGCATCCAGCAATCCCGCCAGCTCTATAGCCGGCGGGGCGCTGTGCTATTGCCCTCTGCCGCAGCGGTCACTGCCCCTATGATTAACCCGGCGGTCGCGACAGCGCGGCCGCACACGTTCTTCGGGAAGAAGCTATGA
- a CDS encoding helix-turn-helix domain-containing protein, with protein sequence MKFGVRIKDLRTRKGLTLDQLAQETGSSKSYIWELENKNPPRPSAEKLSAIASALGVTVDYLIGSDKQTLSQAEDTAFFRQYSGLPEETRRQIREMASILDTKSRK encoded by the coding sequence ATGAAATTTGGTGTACGGATCAAAGACTTGCGGACAAGAAAAGGCCTGACGCTCGATCAGCTTGCGCAGGAAACGGGCTCATCGAAGAGCTACATCTGGGAGCTAGAGAACAAGAATCCACCCAGACCTTCTGCCGAAAAATTGTCCGCGATTGCGAGTGCCCTAGGGGTGACCGTCGACTACTTGATAGGAAGCGACAAGCAGACACTCAGCCAAGCGGAGGATACCGCGTTCTTCCGGCAATATAGCGGCCTTCCCGAGGAGACGCGTCGGCAGATTCGCGAGATGGCGAGCATCTTGGATACGAAATCGCGCAAATGA
- a CDS encoding ImmA/IrrE family metallo-endopeptidase — protein sequence MNEATRPRPLKEAARITQMLDIVLGADRFDKAPVDVIGLALEYSRQVAPDSPIHEVVAREMPGCVGALVYGEARPRQWAIMYHVDQSDGRRSFTVGHEFAHYILHRQLIEQDGNFDGGIYCDENAVDRRGGSGIEQEADEFTAALLMPLHDFRKQQPATAKADFDTLSRLAKRYGVSLTAAILRWLEYTETPAMMVVSNEGFAHWAKPSRAALKSGRFIRTRNTVYELPSQAFAARRDYSDNALRGMTQQAGVWFPEPVHEMCFRSDKYDLEITVLQFETDGPRLQAEEEEVDVFDHFKLSDQRPVW from the coding sequence ATGAACGAAGCAACCCGTCCTCGCCCGCTAAAAGAGGCTGCGCGCATCACGCAGATGCTGGACATCGTGCTCGGAGCGGATCGCTTTGATAAGGCGCCGGTCGATGTGATCGGACTAGCGTTGGAATACTCGCGCCAGGTCGCGCCCGATAGCCCTATCCACGAAGTCGTCGCGCGAGAAATGCCTGGCTGCGTCGGCGCGTTAGTCTATGGGGAAGCGCGACCACGCCAATGGGCAATTATGTACCATGTCGATCAATCGGACGGGCGTCGCTCATTTACCGTCGGACACGAGTTCGCCCATTACATCCTGCATCGTCAGCTAATCGAGCAGGATGGGAATTTCGACGGCGGTATTTATTGTGATGAGAACGCGGTGGATCGCCGCGGTGGGTCTGGCATTGAGCAGGAAGCCGACGAGTTTACTGCGGCCTTGCTGATGCCGCTTCACGACTTTCGTAAACAGCAGCCGGCCACGGCAAAGGCTGACTTTGACACGCTCAGCCGCCTGGCGAAACGCTATGGGGTCTCGTTGACGGCAGCGATCCTACGCTGGCTAGAATATACCGAAACACCGGCCATGATGGTTGTATCAAACGAGGGCTTTGCACATTGGGCGAAGCCCAGTCGGGCTGCGCTAAAGTCGGGGCGTTTCATCAGGACAAGGAACACTGTCTACGAGCTGCCATCGCAGGCCTTTGCCGCCAGACGCGATTATTCGGACAATGCTCTGAGAGGCATGACACAACAAGCTGGCGTCTGGTTTCCAGAGCCGGTCCACGAAATGTGCTTTCGCTCTGACAAATATGATCTGGAGATCACCGTGCTGCAGTTCGAAACGGACGGTCCGCGCTTGCAGGCCGAGGAGGAAGAAGTCGACGTCTTTGATCATTTCAAGCTAAGCGACCAAAGGCCCGTTTGGTAG
- a CDS encoding type II toxin-antitoxin system RelE/ParE family toxin produces the protein MTAKPYRIEWRPMAREDLRGIVRYIGKDNPTRAKSFGKELRDKTKPLAQHPELGRKGRPGLPEWLRELVVHPNYIIFYRVLAEARTVEILRVKHAAQQVP, from the coding sequence ATGACGGCCAAGCCTTACCGCATTGAGTGGCGGCCTATGGCCCGCGAGGATTTGCGCGGCATCGTGCGCTACATCGGCAAGGACAACCCGACGCGGGCCAAGAGCTTCGGCAAGGAATTGCGCGACAAGACCAAGCCGCTTGCACAGCATCCAGAGCTTGGCCGCAAAGGGCGGCCGGGCTTGCCCGAGTGGCTGCGCGAACTGGTGGTGCATCCCAACTACATCATTTTTTATCGCGTGCTGGCCGAGGCCCGCACCGTCGAGATTTTGAGAGTGAAGCACGCGGCCCAACAGGTGCCGTGA
- a CDS encoding recombinase family protein, giving the protein MTTKRKPASPAAPVKVARIYMRVSTEAQDLERQEGIAQAARAAGYYVAGIYREKASGARADRPELLRMIDDLQPGEIVVAEKIDRISRLPLAEAERLVASIRAKGARLSVPGIIDLDELAAEAQGVPRIVLESVQDMLLKLALQMARDDYEDRRERQRQGIELAKAAGRYAGRQTDTATHARIVALREGGKSIAETAKLAGCSQSQVKRVCAMARPAVGDKKELARS; this is encoded by the coding sequence ATGACGACAAAGAGAAAACCGGCCAGCCCGGCCGCGCCGGTCAAAGTGGCCCGCATCTACATGCGAGTAAGCACCGAGGCGCAGGATTTGGAGCGACAGGAAGGCATCGCGCAGGCCGCAAGGGCGGCCGGGTACTACGTCGCCGGCATCTACCGGGAAAAGGCATCAGGGGCACGCGCTGACCGTCCCGAGCTGCTGCGCATGATTGACGATCTGCAACCCGGTGAAATCGTGGTGGCCGAAAAAATCGACCGCATCAGCCGCCTGCCCTTGGCCGAAGCCGAAAGGCTTGTGGCCTCGATACGCGCCAAGGGTGCCCGGTTGTCGGTGCCCGGCATCATCGACTTGGACGAACTGGCGGCCGAAGCGCAGGGCGTGCCCCGCATCGTCTTGGAGTCCGTGCAGGACATGCTTTTAAAGCTGGCCCTGCAAATGGCCCGTGATGACTACGAGGACAGGCGCGAACGCCAGCGCCAAGGCATTGAACTGGCGAAGGCTGCGGGCCGGTATGCCGGCCGCCAGACCGATACCGCCACCCATGCCCGCATCGTGGCCCTGCGCGAAGGCGGCAAGAGCATTGCGGAAACCGCGAAGCTGGCCGGGTGCAGTCAAAGCCAAGTGAAGCGCGTTTGCGCGATGGCCCGGCCAGCGGTTGGCGACAAAAAGGAGCTGGCCAGGTCGTGA
- a CDS encoding antitoxin VbhA family protein produces the protein MQRMQIEGFKPSEADEQRAARFVAGEIDLAEFVKPAR, from the coding sequence ATGCAACGTATGCAGATTGAAGGGTTCAAGCCATCCGAGGCCGACGAGCAGCGGGCCGCCCGGTTTGTTGCCGGTGAAATCGACCTTGCCGAGTTCGTGAAGCCGGCGCGCTGA